The genomic interval GGGCGGCACGCGAGGCGTACGCGAGGTGGACTGCGATGACCTTGCCGGGCGCCGGATCCACGGGAACCGGGGCCTTCGCGACCGTTCGTGCTTCGTCAGCCATGAGCTCCCTCGCTCGTCGTCCGGCGTCTTCGCCTACGCCTCTGGCGCTTCGTATGCGAGATCGTATATCTTCGGCTTGGACGATCGCAAGGGTCGCTGCACCGGAGCAGCCGCAGGCCAGATCCGCTCACCCGTTCACCGAGTTCCACCTGATGACGAAGGAGTCACGACCATGGCGCTCGAAGGAAGCACGACGGTGCTCAGCACCAAGCGCAAGGAGGACCGACGGGTCGCGCTCGCGACACTCGTGGGCACATCGATCGAGTGGTACGACTTCTTCATCTACGCGAACGCTGCCGCGCTCGTCCTCGCGCCGCTCTACTTCGACCCGTTCACCGCGTCGGGCAGCGAGGTCGCCGGGCGCATCCTCTCGTTCGCGACGGTCGGCGTGAGCTTCCTGTTCCGCCCGCTCGGCGCGATCGTCTCCGGCCACCTCGGCGACCGCGTGGGACGCAAGGCGATGCTCGTCGGCACCCTCCTGCTCATGGGCCTGAGCACGGCGCTCATCGGCCTGGTCCCCACGCACGCGCAGATCGGCGTCGCCGCGCCCGTCCTCCTCGTCCTGCTGCGCATCGTGCAGGGCTTCTCGGCGGGCGGCGAGTGGGGCGGCGCCGCCCTCATGGCCGTCGAGCACGCGCCCGCGCGGAAGCGGGGCCTGTTCGGCGGCTTCCCGCAGATCGGCGTCCCGATCGGCATGCTCGTCGCGACCGGCGTCCTCGCCATCGTCACCGCGACCACGACCGACGAGCAGTTCCTGTCCTGGGGCTGGCGCGTCCCGTTCCTGATGTCGATCGCGCTGGTCGCCGTCGGCCTGGTGATCCGGCTGGGCGTGAGCGAGTCGCCCGTCTTCAAGGAGCTCAACGAGGCCGCCGAGCAGGAGCAGGTCAAGATGCCCGTCCTCGAGGTGATGCGCTACTGCTGGCCGGCCATCCTGCTCGGCGCACTCACGTTCACCGCCAACAACGGCAACGGCTACATGATCACCGGCGGCTACATCCTGTCGTACTCGACGAACGACCTCGGCGTGAACCGCGCGTCGATCCTCGGTGCGGTCACCATCGCGGCCGCGGTCTGGGGCGTGACGACCATGGTGGGCGCCGCCTGGTCCGACAAGGTCGGGCGCACGACCGTCTACAAGGTCGGCTTCGTGTGGATGCTGCTGTGGGCGTTCCCGCTGTTCTGGATCATCGACACCACCAACCCCACGCTCATCGGCCTGTCGATGTCGGTGCTCGCCGTCGGGCTCGGGCTCACCTACGGCCCGCAGGCGGCGCTGTTCACCGAGATGTTCCCCGCCAAGGTGCGCTACTCGGGTGCAGCGCTGGCCTACGCCTTCGGCGCGATCCTGGGCGGCGCGTTCTCGCCGCTGATCGCCACGTGGCTCCAGGCGACCTTCAAGACGTCGGCCTCCGTCTCGACGTACCTCGCGATCTTGTCGGTCATCGCCCTGACGGCGACGTTCCTCATCAAGGACCGCACCGGCCGCCCGCTCGACGCGAGCGCGACCGACATCCCCGGCGCGCAGCGGCTCGAGGCCGCCCTCCAGGACGCGCCGCGCTGACCGTGATCGACCCCACCACGTCGACGTCACACTAAGGAGTGGTCCGATGCAGTTCCATCACCACGGATACGTCAGTGCCGACCCACAGGTCCAGCCCGCCGCGGGCACCGGCCTCGACCGGCCCGACGAGATCCCCGCAGAGGTCGACGTGCTCATCGTCGGCTCGGGCCCCGCAGGCGTCATCGCCGCTGCCCAGCTCGCGCAGTACCCCGGGATCACCACCCGGATCGTCGAGCGCCGCGGCGGCCGGCTCGTGCTCGGCCAGGCCGACGGCGTCCAGGCCCGCAGCGTCGAGACGTTCCACGCGTTCGGGTTCTCCGAGCGCATCATCGCCGAGGCGTACCACATCACGGAGATGGCGTTCTGGGAGCCCGACGCGACCCACCCCGAGACCATCGTGCGCAAAGCCCGGCCGCTCGACGACGACCACGGGATCAGCGAGTTCCCGCACCTCGTCGTCAACCAGGCCCGGGTGCTCGACTACTTCCTCGAGGCGGCGGCGAACGGCCCGGCCCGCATCCAGCCCGACTACGGCTGGGAGCTGGCCGACCTCGCCGTCGGCGGTCCGGGCGAGTCGCACCCGGTGACGGTCACGCTGCGCGGCACCGTCGGCCCGCAGGAGGGGACCGAGCGCACGGTGCGCGCCCGGTACGTCGTCGGCTGCGACGGCGCGCACTCCGCGGTGCGCGAGGCGCTCGGCTGCACGCCCGTCGGCGACAAGTCCAACCACGCGTGGGGCGTGCTCGACGTGCTCGCCGTCACCGACTTCCCCGACGTGCGCACCAAGTGCGCGATCCGCTCGCACGACGGCGGCAACATCCTGCTCATCCCCCGCGAGGGGGGGTTCCTGGTGCGCTGGTACGTCGACCTCGGCATGGTGCCCGACGACGACGACGGGGCGATCCGCCGCACGCCGCTCGAAGAGATCATCGCCCGCGCGAACGCGATCATCCACCCCTACACGCTCGACGTGAAGGACGTGCCCTGGCACAGCGTCTACGAGGTCGGCCACCGCGTCACCGACCGGTTCGACGACGTCCCGCTCGACCAGGTGGGCACGCGCGCCCCGCACGTGTTCATCACGGGCGACGCCTGCCACACCCACTCCGCCAAGGCCGGGCAGGGCATGAACGTGTCGATGCAGGACGGCTGGAACATCGCCTGGAAGCTCGGGCACGTCCTCACCGGGCGCGCGCCCGAGTCGCTGCTGGCCACGTACTCGGCCGAGCGGCAGGTCGTCGCGCAGAACCTCATCGACTTCGACCGCGAGTGGTCCACGCTCATGGCGACCAAGTCGGAGGACCTGCCCGACCCCGACTACCTGTCGAGCTACTACGTCAGGTCCGCGGAGTTCGCGTTCGGCTTCATGACGCAGTACACGAAGTCCGCGATCGTCGGCGGCACCGAGCACCAGCACCTGGCGCCCGGGTTCCCAGTCGGCAAGCGGTTCAAGTCCCCCGCGGTCGAGCGCGTGTGCGACGGCAACCCGGTGCACCTGGGCCACCACCACCGCGCCGACGGGCGCTGGCGCGTGTACGCGTTCGCGGACTCCCCCGCGGCCGGATCGCCGTCGGCGCTGACCGACTGGGCGCACTGGCTCGCGACCGACCCGGCGTCCCCGCTGCTGGTGCACACCCCCGCGGACGCCGAGCTCGGCTCCGTCCTCGACGTCAAGGTCGTCTACCAGCAGGACCACACGGCGATGAACAACGTCGCCGACGTCCCGGCCGTGTTCCTGCCCCGCACCGGACCGTTCGAGCTCGTCGACTACGAGAAGGTCTACGCGACCGACCCGCGCGACGACGTGTTCGCCGCGCGCGGCATCGACCGCGGCGGCGTCGTCGTGGTGGTGCGCCCCGACCAGTACGTGGCCGCCGTGCTGCCGCTGACCGCGAAGGCCGAGCTGGCCTCGTTCTTCGCCGACGCCCTGCTGCCGGCCGCCGTGCCCAC from Xylanimonas allomyrinae carries:
- a CDS encoding MFS transporter, which codes for MALEGSTTVLSTKRKEDRRVALATLVGTSIEWYDFFIYANAAALVLAPLYFDPFTASGSEVAGRILSFATVGVSFLFRPLGAIVSGHLGDRVGRKAMLVGTLLLMGLSTALIGLVPTHAQIGVAAPVLLVLLRIVQGFSAGGEWGGAALMAVEHAPARKRGLFGGFPQIGVPIGMLVATGVLAIVTATTTDEQFLSWGWRVPFLMSIALVAVGLVIRLGVSESPVFKELNEAAEQEQVKMPVLEVMRYCWPAILLGALTFTANNGNGYMITGGYILSYSTNDLGVNRASILGAVTIAAAVWGVTTMVGAAWSDKVGRTTVYKVGFVWMLLWAFPLFWIIDTTNPTLIGLSMSVLAVGLGLTYGPQAALFTEMFPAKVRYSGAALAYAFGAILGGAFSPLIATWLQATFKTSASVSTYLAILSVIALTATFLIKDRTGRPLDASATDIPGAQRLEAALQDAPR
- a CDS encoding FAD-dependent monooxygenase, encoding MQFHHHGYVSADPQVQPAAGTGLDRPDEIPAEVDVLIVGSGPAGVIAAAQLAQYPGITTRIVERRGGRLVLGQADGVQARSVETFHAFGFSERIIAEAYHITEMAFWEPDATHPETIVRKARPLDDDHGISEFPHLVVNQARVLDYFLEAAANGPARIQPDYGWELADLAVGGPGESHPVTVTLRGTVGPQEGTERTVRARYVVGCDGAHSAVREALGCTPVGDKSNHAWGVLDVLAVTDFPDVRTKCAIRSHDGGNILLIPREGGFLVRWYVDLGMVPDDDDGAIRRTPLEEIIARANAIIHPYTLDVKDVPWHSVYEVGHRVTDRFDDVPLDQVGTRAPHVFITGDACHTHSAKAGQGMNVSMQDGWNIAWKLGHVLTGRAPESLLATYSAERQVVAQNLIDFDREWSTLMATKSEDLPDPDYLSSYYVRSAEFAFGFMTQYTKSAIVGGTEHQHLAPGFPVGKRFKSPAVERVCDGNPVHLGHHHRADGRWRVYAFADSPAAGSPSALTDWAHWLATDPASPLLVHTPADAELGSVLDVKVVYQQDHTAMNNVADVPAVFLPRTGPFELVDYEKVYATDPRDDVFAARGIDRGGVVVVVRPDQYVAAVLPLTAKAELASFFADALLPAAVPTPAQVPAAPVAAAPAAAAL